The genomic interval AGTGACAGCGTCAGCACGACAATCGCCATCATAAGGCGTAGAGTAGCTCTCATGCTCTCCGTTTCCTCCTTAAAGATTGAAACTTGCGCCATCAGTCTACAGGATGTTTATTAAATCTATATTAAATATATAAAGAGAGTGCTGGACAGCACCTCGCCGATTTGACGATGTAAAGCGACATCATCTGTCATTCTGCTCGAAGCGAAGGTTCTTCTTATGGCGATGAGATGCTTCGCGTCCGCTCAGCAGGACAGGAACTAGTGACTATCAGTGTCATTCTGAGCGAAGCGAAAAATCTCAAAGACCCGTTTCAGCGGGGCGAGATGCTTCGCTGACGCTCAGCACAGCAGGAAATAGTGACTGTGAGACTGAGTGCATCGCGCCGCGGAACGAACTCCCCTAGCCCGCCAGCGCCTCACTGGCGATGGTGTCGAAGTCCATCTGGCTCTCCCCCGCCGTCAGATACTGGAAATAGCCCGCTGAGGCAATCATCGCCGCGTTGTCGGTGCACAGAATCAGCGGCGGGATCACCAGCTGGTAGCCGCGTTTGCCTGCCTCCTCGCTCATCACCGCTTTCAGGCGCGAGTTCGCCGCCACTCCCCCGCACACCGCGATGCGCGGGATGCCATATTCCTCTGCCGCGCGGATGGTCTTTTGTACTAACACGTCCACGATGGCTTGCTGAAAGCTGGCGGCGGCATCGGCGACGTTCAGCGTGTCGCCCGCCTGCTGCACCAGACGCAACAGCGCGGTCTTCAGCCCGCTGAAGCTGAAGTCGTAGCTGCCCTCTTCCAGCCACGCACGCGGGAAGGCAATGGCTTGCGGGTTGCCCTCCTTTGCCTTGCGGTCGATCGCCGGCCCGCCAGGGTAGCCCAGTCCCAGCAGGCGCGCCGCTTTATCAAACGCTTCGCCCGCGGCATCGTCGCGTGTACTGCCCAAACGGCGGCGTTTTCCATGCCCTTCCACGATATGCAGGTCGGTGTGCCCGCCCGACACGATGAGGCACACGAAGGGAAACTGCAGGTCGGGCGCGGTGAGGAAATTGGAGGCGATATGCCCTTCTAGATGGTGTACTGCCACAATCGGCTTGCCCAGCGCGTAAGCCAGCGCTTTGCCCGCAGATACCCCCACCATCAGCGCACCCACGAGCCCCGGACGGTTGGTTACCGCGACGAGGTCGATATCCGTAAAACTCACGTTCGCCCGTCGCATCGCCTCCTCGATGATGGGTGTCAACCGCTCGACATGCTTGCGCGCTGCCACTTCGGGCACGACACCGCCTGTCAGCGCGTGGATGTCCACCTGCGAGGCAATCAGGTTCGACAGGATTTCCACTCCGTCGCGCACCACTGCGACTGAGGTCTCATCACAGCTGGTCTCGATTCCCAGAACAATCATGGCTACTCCTCCGTTTGACTCACGTCGCCCATCGTGCTATCTTCAAGATAGAGTATACCTGACGGATAAGAGAGATGCGCTGTGAAGGGGTGGGGGCTGGTGCTGGTCGTGCTTTGGGCTTGCGCCGGTGCATCGGCGCAGGTGAAACTGGAACCCCTTCGGCAGGCAGGTTCGTCCAGTACCGCGTCGCTAAGCGCTAGCGACTGGTGGATGAGCCGTCTTGAGGCTTCCCCGGTTCGGCGTGGAGGAGTTTCCAGCGGTTCGCCCGCAGCAGCTGCTGGTATTCGGGGGTTTGCATCTCGGGCGACCACATGACGAGCGCATCTTCGCCTGTATCCGCATAGTAGCCCTTGCGGATGGCGACGGCATAGAAACCGTACTTGGCGTAGAGCCGCTGAGCGGCGGTGTTGGAGGCGCGCACCTCCAGCGTGGCACGGCGGGCGCGGCGCGCGATGGCTACTTCCAGCAACCCCAGCAGCAACCGCTCGCCGATATGCTGGCGTCGGTAGGCGGGATGCACTGCCAGCGTGGTGATGTGCGCCTCGTCCATGATGACCCACATGCCCCCGTAGCCCACCACGCGCTCGCCGATGTGCGCCACCAGATAACAGGCGGGCTGATGGTTCAGCTCGGCGTAGAAGCTGTTTTCGTGCCAGGGCGTGACGAAGCACATCCGCTCGATTTCCATGATTTGCGGGATGTCTTCCGCCTTCATCGGCTCGATCACCAGTTGTGGCACGAAAATCGCCATCACCATCACCCGGGCGCCCGCAAAGTATTATCCCCCTCTCCCACAGCGTGGGAGAGGGGACAGGGGTGAGGGCATCGCGCCTACTTCAGCACCGCCACCACTGGAACCGTGCACACGTGATACTCGGTGCCGTTCACGGTGCCCTGAGCGTCGGCAAACAGCGCGAAGGACATGGCATCGGTGGGCAAGGCGATTTCGACGGTGTATTTACCGTTGCCAGCAGGTTGGGCGTTCTGTGCGGTCCAGCGTGAATTGCGCAGGTCTTTCGTGCTGGATTGCGCCGTCCAGATTTGCACGCCGTCCACCTTACCCTTTGTGGTCACGGTCACCAGCAGCTTGTTGCCCTGGCGCTTCACGTCTGCCTTGATTTCCGCCAGCGGCTGTCTGGATGCCACCGCCAGATAGAACGCCGTCAGGTTGTTCACCACCCGCTGCAAGCCCTCTTGCAGGCTGTGTCCGGCGTTGGGCACGTACATCAGGTACTTCTCACCCGGCAGGTCGTTGAAGTAAAACCGCGCGGCATCGATCACCCAGTAGCGGTCGTTCGCGCCGTTGATCACCATCTTGGGCATCTTGAACCGCTCGCGGTAGGAGTAGGGGTCGACGATGGCGGTCAGCGTCTGCCCCTCCGCGGTGGAAAGCATCTCCGTCAGCCCTTTGGTGGAGTAGTCGGCAATCATCTCGCTGTACTTACCCCAGGTCGCCACCTGATGGGGCAGCTGCTTGGGGAAATTCAGGATGTCGTAGACCAATGGGGCGATGGCGCGCACCCGCTTGTCCACCGCCGCGGTCAGCCAGGTAGTCCAGCCGCGCTTCGAGCCGCCCGTCACCAGAAACTCTTTGACGTCGATGCCCCACTGCTTTTTGGCAACCTCCTGTACGGCGGTCATCGCCCGCACCGCGCTTTTGGTCATCGGCAACAGGGCGGGCCAGGTCACATCTTTCGATTTGGCAAACTCCACGAAGGTGTAGGAGATGAGCGCATCTTCCGTAAGACCCCCGAAAAGGGGCTGGTTGGGCACGTCGTTCAGCACCACACACAGTGCGCCAACTTTGTTTGCCACCTGCCCAAAAGCCGCCAGCTCCTGCCATCCGCTGTTGCCGGTGATATACAGCACGGCGAGTTCTGGGGTCTTCAGCTGGGACGGCTTCAGGATGTACACACGGTGTTTCCAGATGATGTCGCGCCATTTTTGCGAGGTGAGACTCACCTCCAGCGCAGTGATGCCAGCCATTTCGCGCGTGTTCACAATTTGCCAGCCGTAGGTATTATCCTCGGCAGCCACATAATCATCCAGCGGCGTCGCCGAAGCCATCAGCGCTGCGAACGCGATCAGCATGGATACAAACGACCATCGAAACATCGAACCACCTCCACTTGTATTCTCTCGTTAGCAGCTGACGATTCTGCAGGGGAGGAGGTTTACCCTTTTTGTTGGTTTACCAGTTACGCAGTGGAAAGACTGTTGAGATGTTTGTGGCATCAAACGACATCCGCATTGTCATTCTGGGCGTTAGCGTTGTCATTCTGAGCGTTAGCGAAGAATCTCTGAGACCCTTCGCTGTCGCTCAGGGCGACAAAGGAGAGATGCTTCACTCCGTTCAGCATGACAGGACAGTATCTCTGCAATCGCTGAAAAAGCATGGCTCGCGCCACACTCAGTTAGCGGCTGACCAGGCTCAGCTGCACCTGCAGCTGCCGTTGCTGATAACTCCACAGGATGCGCGGCTGGAT from Bacillota bacterium carries:
- a CDS encoding PhoPQ-activated pathogenicity-related family protein yields the protein MFRWSFVSMLIAFAALMASATPLDDYVAAEDNTYGWQIVNTREMAGITALEVSLTSQKWRDIIWKHRVYILKPSQLKTPELAVLYITGNSGWQELAAFGQVANKVGALCVVLNDVPNQPLFGGLTEDALISYTFVEFAKSKDVTWPALLPMTKSAVRAMTAVQEVAKKQWGIDVKEFLVTGGSKRGWTTWLTAAVDKRVRAIAPLVYDILNFPKQLPHQVATWGKYSEMIADYSTKGLTEMLSTAEGQTLTAIVDPYSYRERFKMPKMVINGANDRYWVIDAARFYFNDLPGEKYLMYVPNAGHSLQEGLQRVVNNLTAFYLAVASRQPLAEIKADVKRQGNKLLVTVTTKGKVDGVQIWTAQSSTKDLRNSRWTAQNAQPAGNGKYTVEIALPTDAMSFALFADAQGTVNGTEYHVCTVPVVAVLK
- the rimI gene encoding ribosomal protein S18-alanine N-acetyltransferase, yielding MAIFVPQLVIEPMKAEDIPQIMEIERMCFVTPWHENSFYAELNHQPACYLVAHIGERVVGYGGMWVIMDEAHITTLAVHPAYRRQHIGERLLLGLLEVAIARRARRATLEVRASNTAAQRLYAKYGFYAVAIRKGYYADTGEDALVMWSPEMQTPEYQQLLRANRWKLLHAEPGKPQDGSSTSR
- the tsaD gene encoding tRNA (adenosine(37)-N6)-threonylcarbamoyltransferase complex transferase subunit TsaD, which gives rise to MIVLGIETSCDETSVAVVRDGVEILSNLIASQVDIHALTGGVVPEVAARKHVERLTPIIEEAMRRANVSFTDIDLVAVTNRPGLVGALMVGVSAGKALAYALGKPIVAVHHLEGHIASNFLTAPDLQFPFVCLIVSGGHTDLHIVEGHGKRRRLGSTRDDAAGEAFDKAARLLGLGYPGGPAIDRKAKEGNPQAIAFPRAWLEEGSYDFSFSGLKTALLRLVQQAGDTLNVADAAASFQQAIVDVLVQKTIRAAEEYGIPRIAVCGGVAANSRLKAVMSEEAGKRGYQLVIPPLILCTDNAAMIASAGYFQYLTAGESQMDFDTIASEALAG